A genome region from Brassica oleracea var. oleracea cultivar TO1000 chromosome C2, BOL, whole genome shotgun sequence includes the following:
- the LOC106322748 gene encoding LOW QUALITY PROTEIN: alpha,alpha-trehalose-phosphate synthase [UDP-forming] 1-like (The sequence of the model RefSeq protein was modified relative to this genomic sequence to represent the inferred CDS: inserted 1 base in 1 codon), translating into MPGDKYNSSSSHIPLSRIERLLRERELREKRRSNRARNPNEAVGSSENSDNDLRLEGDSSRQYVEQYLEGAAAARAHDNVCERQEVRPYNRQRLLVVANRLPVSAVRRGEDSWSLEISAGGLVSALLGVKEFEARWIGWAGVNVPDEVGQKALTKALAEKRCIPVFLDEEIVHQYSNGYCNNILWPLFHYLGLPQEDRLATTRSFQSQFAAYKKANQMFADVVSEHYEEGDVVWCHDYHLMFLPKCLKEYNSKMKVGWFLHTPFPSSEIHRTLPSRSELLRSVLAADLVGFHTYDYARHFVSACTRILGLEGTPEGVEDQGRLTRVAAFPIGIDSERFIRALEVPDVIQNMKELKERFAGRKVMLGVDRLDMIKGIPQKILAFEKFLEENASWRDKVVLLQIAVPTRTDVPEYQKLTSQVHEIVGRINGRFGTLTAVPIHHLDRSLDFYALCALYAVTDVALVTSLRDGMNLVSYEFVACQEAKKGVLILSEFAGAAQSLGAGAILVNPWNITEVAASIGQALNMSPEERKKRHRHNFHHVKTHTAQEWAETFVSELNDTVIEAQLRISKVPPELPQNDAIRLYSKSTNRLLILGFNATLTEPVDNQGRRGDQIKEMDLNLHPELKEPLKALCSDPSTTIVVLSRSSRSVLDKNFGEYDMWLAAENGMFLRLTNGEWMTTMPEHLNMEWVDSVKHVFKYFTERTPRSHFETRDTSLIWNYKYADIEFGRLQARDLLQHLWTGPISNASVXVVQGSRSVEVRAVGVTKGAAIDRILGEIVHSKSMTTPIDYVLCIGHFLGKDEDVYTFFEPELPSDIIPAIARSRPSSDSGTKSSSGDRRPPSKLIHNNKSGSKSSSSSNSNNNKASQRSLQTTERKSGSNHSLGNARRPSPEKISWNVLDLKGENYFSCAVGHTRTSARYLLGSPDDVVGFLEKLADTSVPNSSSAS; encoded by the exons ATGCCTGGAGATAAGTACAACTCGTCTTCGTCTCACATCCCTCTCTCTCGAATAGAACGGCTCTTGAGAGAAAGAGAGCTTAGAGAGAAGAGGAGGAGCAACCGGGCTCGTAATCCAAATGAAGCTGTTGGCAGTTCTGAAAACTCTGACAACGACCTACGTCTAGAAGGGGACAGTTCAAGGCAATATGTTGAGCAGTACTTGGAAGGTGCTGCTGCTGCGAGGGCGCATGATAATGTGTGTGAGAGGCAAGAAGTAAGGCCTTATAACAGGCAACGGCTGCTTGTAGTGGCTAACAGGCTCCCAGTTTCTGCGGTGAGAAGAGGTGAAGATTCATGGTCTTTAGAGATCAGTGCTGGTGGTCTAGTTAGTGCTCTCTTAG GTGTAAAGGAGTTTGAGGCCAGATGGATTGGATGGGCTGGAGTAAATGTGCCTGATGAGGTTGGGCAGAAGGCACTTACCAAAGCTTTGGCTGAGAAG AGGTGTATCCCTGTGTTCCTTGACGAAGAGATTGTTCATCAGTACTCTAATGGCTATTGCAACAACATTCTGTGGCCTTTGTTTCACTACCTTGGACTTCCACAAGAAGACCGGCTTGCCACAACAAGAAGCTTTCAGTCCCAGTTTGCTGCATACAAGAAAGCAAATCAAATGTTTGCTGATGTTGTAAGTGAACACTATGAAGAAGGAGATGTTGTCTGGTGCCATGATTATCATCTTATGTTCCTTCCTAAATGCCTTAAGGAATACAACAGTAAGATGAAAGTTGGATGGTTTCTTCATACACCATTCCCTTCTTCTGAGATACACAGAACACTTCCTTCACGTTCAGAGCTTCTTAGATCAGTTCTTGCTGCGGATTTAGTAGG TTTCCATACATATGACTATGCAAGACACTTTGTGAGTGCATGCACTCGTATACTTGGTCTTGAAGGAACACCTGAAGGAGTTGAGGATCAAGGCAGGCTTACTCGAGTAGCTGCT TTTCCCATTGGTATAGATTCTGAGAGGTTTATACGAGCACTTGAAGTCCCTGATGTCATACAAAACATGAAGGAGTTGAAAGAAAGATTTGCCGGCAGGAAG GTGATGTTAGGTGTTGATCGGCTTGATATGATCAAAGGGATTCCTCAAAAGATTCTTGCATTTGAAAAATTCCTAGAGGAAAACGCAAGCTGGCGTGATAAAGTGGTGTTATTGCAAATTGCAGTACCAACAAGAACAGATGTCCCTGAAT ATCAAAAACTCACAAGCCAAGTTCATGAGATTGTGGGAAGAATTAATGGTCGTTTTGGGACACTTACTGCAGTTCCAATACACCACCTG GATCGTTCTCTGGACTTTTATGCTTTATGTGCACTCTATGCCGTCACAG ATGTTGCACTTGTTACATCTTTGAGAGATGGGATGAACCTTGTCAGTTACGAGTTTGTTGCTTGCCAAGAAGCCAAGAAGGGCGTCCTCATTCTCAGTGAA TTTGCAGGTGCTGCACAATCTCTAGGTGCTGGAGCCATTCTTGTGAATCCTTGGAACATTACAGAAGTTGCTGCCTCCATTGGGCAGGCCTTAAACATGTCACCTGAAGAAAGAAAGAAAAGACATAGGCATAACTTCCATCATGTTAAAACTCATACCGCTCAAGAATGGGCTGAAACTTTTGTGAG TGAACTAAATGATACTGTAATAGAGGCTCAACTAAGAATCAGCAAAGTCCCACCTGAGCTTCCACAGAATGACGCGATTCGACTGTATTCAAAGTCAACCAACAGGCTACTGATCCTG GGTTTCAATGCAACATTGACTGAACCAGTGGATAATCAAGGGAGAAGAGGAGATCAAATAAAGGAGATGGATCTTAATCTACATCCAGAGCTAAAAGAACCATTAAAGGCATTATGCAGTGATCCAAGTACAACCATAGTTGTCCTGAGTAGAAGCAGCAGAAGCGTTTTGGACAAA AACTTTGGAGAGTATGATATGTGGTTAGCCGCAGAGAATGGGATGTTCCTAAGGCTTACAAATGGAGAGTGGATGACTACAATGCCAGAACACTTGAACATGGAATGGGTTGATAGTGTAAAG CATGTTTTCAAGTACTTCACTGAGAGAACACCAAGGTCACACTTTGAAACACGTGATACTTCGCTTATATGGAACTACAAATATGCAG ATATTGAGTTCGGGAGACTTCAAGCAAGAGACCTGTTACAACACTTATGGACAGGTCCTATTTCTAACGCATCAG GTGTTGTCCAAGGAAGCCGCTCTGTGGAAGTTCGTGCTGTAGGTGTGACCAAGGGAGCTGCAATTGATCGCATTCTAGGAGAGATAGTGCATAGCAAGTCCATGACCACACCCATTGA TTATGTCTTGTGCATTGGCCATTTCTTGGGGAAGGACGAAGATGTGTACACTTTCTTTGAACCAGAACTCCCATCAGACATCATCCCAGCCATTGCACGGTCCAGACCATCATCTGATAGTGGTACCAAATCATCATCAGGAGACAGAAGACCACCTTCAAAGTTGATACACAACAACAAAAGCGGTTCAAAGTCTTCATCCTCATCTAACTCTAACAACAACAAGGCTTCACAGAGATCTCTTCAGACAACAGAGAGAAAAAGTGGGTCCAACCATAGCTTAGGGAACGCAAGACGTCCTTCACCAGAGAAGATCTCATGGAACGTGCTTGACCTGAAAGGAGAGAACTACTTTTCTTGTGCGGTGGGTCATACCCGCACCAGTGCTAGATATCTTCTTGGCTCACCTGATGATGTTGTTGGCTTCCTAGAGAAGCTCGCTGACACGTCGGTTCCTAATTCATCATCTGCATCTTAG
- the LOC106323851 gene encoding glucan endo-1,3-beta-glucosidase-like, with product MAKAWMCLCFLIFFCLSSERNFIKVNADTKTWCVAKPSSDQATLLDNINYACSHVDCRLLSSGYPCYSPNNLINHASIAMNLYYQANGRNYWNFTNSGLIVITNPSYGNCYYEYTCQQLYLKCQNNNTLQSYIHLGPSHSS from the exons ATGGCTAAAGCATGGATGTGCCTTTGTTTCCTCATCTTCTTCTGCCTCTCTTCAG AGAGAAACTTTATCAAAGTCAACGCAGAT ACGAAGACATGGTGTGTAGCTAAACCTTCTTCAGATCAAGCAACACTTCTAGATAACATAAACTATGCATGTTCTCATGTCGATTGTCGCCTTCTTTCGAGTGGGTATCCATGTTATTCCCCCAACAATCTCATAAACCATGCTTCTATCGCCATGAATCTTTATTACCAAGCTAATGGAAGAAACTATTGGAACTTCACGAACTCAGGACTCATTGTCATAACTAATCCCA GCTACGGAAACTGCTACTATGAATACACATGCCAGCAATTGTATCTCAAATGTCAAAACAATAACACATTACAGAGTTATATTCATCTTGGACCATCACATTCATCTTGA